A window of Chlorobium phaeobacteroides DSM 266 genomic DNA:
CTTGGAGCCAGAAGGCGCACCATTCTCATGCAGTTTCTCATTGAATCGGTAATGATCTGTATGCTTGGAGGAGTGATCGGGTTGTTTACAGCACTAAGCATTACCTTTGCGCTTCGACTTATTGTGCCTGATTTTCCCGTAAAGTTTTCACCTGATCTTGTCATGGCAAGTATCGCGGTATCCCTTATCACCGGCATTATCTCTGGTCTTGCTCCTGCCGTAACGGCATCACGGCTTGAGGCTGCAGATGCACTGCGTTATGAATGAAAAAGGCATGAGTTTACGTGACCTCCTTTCACAGGCGATCTACTCACTGGTCGCAAACAAGCTCCGCTCCCTGTTGACAACAATGGGCGTTGCGGTTGGCGTGTTTTCGATTATTGCAGTCATGACCGCTCTCCAGGCCATCGAACAAAGCGTGGAATCAGGCTTGACCAGTCTTGGTGCAAACACCTTCCAGATCCAGAAACTTCCAGCGACCTTTTTTGGCGGCGGGCACTCCAGAAGTCTCTATGCCAACAGAAAAGACATCTCCTACAAAGAGGGCTTGATGTTCAGAAAACTCATGGAATCAAGAACTAAAACCATAGGGTTCATGATCTCAAGCCAGGCAAAACAGGCAAAATATGCCAACCGTTTCACAAACCCCGATGTCATTCTGACCGGAGCTGACGATCACTTTGCGATTGCAAACGGCTACGGCATCCGCCTGGGAAGAAACTTCAATAACAGCGACATCCAGTATGCCCGAAATTTCGCACTGCTTGGCAGTGAAGTCTCTGAATCACTCTTTCCTGCCACAGAAAATCCTCTTCACAAATCAATCAAAATAAACGGAGAGGTCTTCACCGTTGCAGGTGTTTTTGAAAAAAAAGGCGCCGCTTTCGGCCAGAGTCAGGACAATCTGGTATTGATCCCCATTACCCGGTACCTTGATCATATCAACGAACAAAGCAGCCTGAACATAACCATCGAAGCGATCTCGCAGAAACAGTACAAGGAAACCATCGACCAGTCGATCGGAGCCATGAGAATCGCACGCGGGCTCACCGTAAAAGAGCCCAATGATTTTGAAATCAGAACCAATGAGTCTCTGATTGATTCGTTCCGGGATATTCAGCGGGCAATAACCACCGGTGCATTTATTATCAGCTTTATGGCGCTTCTTTCCTCCGGGGTTGGAATCATGAATATCATGCTGGTCAGCGTTACTGAACGAACAAAAGAGATCGGCATCCGAAAATCCCTTGGAGCGCCACAACAGAGCATCCTGCGACAATTCCTGCTTGAAGCAGTCATTCTCTCCGTAGCCGGCGGTCTTATCGGCATTATCACCGGCGTCAGCGCGGGAAATATTGTTGCCCTCAAGTTTAATCTGAACGCAATATTTCCATGGCTGTGGATATTCATTGCCATGGCAGTCTGCTCGATTATTGGAGTGACCTTCGGACTTTTACCCGCATGGAAAGCCGCAATGCTTGACCCTGTTGAAGCACTTCATCCGAAATAGCCCTATCCCACAACGGTTCAGGCAAAAGAGACAATACGATACAAGTTCTCAGCAAACCGTTTGACATCATGGATCAATGCCGGCTCACAGGCCGCAAGAGAGAGCATACGGTTTTTCAATGGCGAGTTATCGCAAAAACCTGCGTCAACTCCCTGCCAGACCGGTAAAACAGCCTCTTCAATCCACATCCACCTATCACGAGAATTAGTCACACTCCTTATTCCCGTGAGTGTTTCCCAATAGCCCGACCAGAGAGAAAAAGATGCTTGCGCCCAGCCATCATGAACGGCATCAGAAAAATCAAGATCACTTCCAAAAGAGACAACAACGCGTCCGGGCGGGCTCAAAAGATCAAAAACCGGTTGAAGGGTCGTCATCTGCTCATGACGAAGCAGTTTCACATTGCCTTCCCGAATAAGCTCCCTGGCTTCCGTTTCGCGATCGGGAATTTCCAGAAGTCGGGCCCCTTCGTCAATCATCGTAAATCCTGAAAGAAGATACTCTTTTTCATCATCGCCGCATAACCTCCTCACCTCTCCAAGGCCGCCCTCAAGATATGCGGCATGCGCCCAGGCTATATCATTAAAAATAGCATTGTTGCCCTTTCTTATCAGTTCAAGATCCGCAAGAAGAAATTGCTTCGATGCGAACTGGTGCAAAAGAGAAGGAAAATAGAGCATCCAACCTGCCGCTATCCTAACAAGCTCCATTGGATCAAGGGAAAAACTTCGACGTTCCACCAGGAGGGGTGAATGAAATTGTTCGGGCGCATGCATCAATTCAGCAAAAACGAGGGCAATGCCAACCTGCCTGGAAGCAAACGCGGCCATACCCGACCACTTGAAAAGATCGGGTTTTTGAAGATACCATGCGGCATAATGAGCGGTAATTGACCTGTTCCGTTCTGTAAACTGAAAGAGCGGCGGCAATTCCGATTCAAGTTGTTCAATCCATTGTTCTTTCGTACGAGGCATACCGGTAATACTTATTGATGGGAATATTGCAATGTTCCTGATATGTACAATCGAACAGGAAACAGCCACAATAAATTGCACCGTGACAACAGACTCCGGTACGATAAAGCCAATGATACTCAAAACATTAAAAAAAAGACGCTTAAAACAACTGTGATGCTGATGGGCACCTCTGTTTATTGTCAAGACCAACAGGATAAGCTGGTTTCGAAAAAAATAAATAGAGAGGCGGGGATAATCGTAACCGGACAAAACGGGAACTTACCCAAGTGTTTCTATCGTTTCTATTATCTATTAAATGATTGATAAATTTTACCCCATTACCATACCGAATGGCAGGATCTCTTTTTAGTTAATTTATCAAGAGGAAAAAAATCTTTTTTTAACCAACTATCTGAATACCATGGCCTACGTACAAAAACTCACAAAACCGGTAGCCTTTCTGCTCATCCTTGTCATGACCACGTTCACCTGGGGTTGTTCAACGACAACGAATGCAGGCAGAGGAGCAGGAATCGGAGCCGGATCCGGCGCACTCATTGGCGGAATTATCGGCAGCGTATCAGGAAGCTGGGTTAAAGGCGCTCTTATCGGCGCAGCGATCGGTGGTGGTGCCGGAGCGCTGATTGGAAACTATATGGATAAACAGGCTGCCGAAATCGACCGAAACGTCGAAGGCGCAGAGGTTGAAAGGATCGGTGAAGGAATACGGGTTGTCTTTGATTCAGGCATTCTATTCAATACAGGTTCTTCGGCCATTACATCGACAAGCCGTTACAACATTGAAAAACTTGCAGGAATCCTGGCAAAATATGACGATACCAACCTTATTATCGAAGGCCATACCGACAGCGTAGGCAGCGACTCAATGAACCAGACTCTTTCCGAAAATCGGGCACAGTCAGTTGCAAATCTTCTCAAAGCTTATGGCGTCAGCAGCAGCAGGCTTTCAGCAATTGGATACGGTGAATCCCGTCCGATAGCATCCAATGAAACAGAGTCTGGTCGCCGTCTCAACCGACGTGTCGAAGTACTTATTACGGCTAACAACGAACTCAAACGCCAGGCAGAATCAGGAAAAATCAACCTGTAGGCTTATCTTTAACTGTTAACAGATAAAAAAAGCCGGAACAAGAAATGTCCCGGCTTTTTTTATCTCCGCACAACAAAAAACAAGAAACGCGACTCTGTTTAGCGAAAAAAAACCTTACATTAGGCCGTTTAAGCAAAGAATGAATCGCCATAAGGTATTTCATATCGTCAGCCATCCATAAAACAACGTTCAAGCAATGATGAAATTCAATAGTGCCGAAGATGTTCTGTTTCAATGGGTCACCCGTGTATGCAATGGAAATCCGGACACCATTGCATCCCTTTATCACGATCATGCCGTACTTATCCCGACGTTTTCACCTCACACCGTTCTCGCTCCGGAAGGAGTCAGAGAGTATTTCCGTCAACTTGCAACAAGAGACGGACTTGGTGTACGGCTCCATAACAAAGCCCTGAGAACTCAGGCGCGCAGTGAAACGTTACACGTTCTGAGCGGGATCTACTCATTTGAATTTGAAGTGGACCAGGTACTCCTGACTTTTCCGTCAAGGTTTACCTTTCTGGTCGACCTGTCCGAAGAACGGCCAATTATTCACCACCACTCCTCTCAGGTACCGAGAAACCTTTCCTGAAGCAGGGGAAACCCAGGTTGGAGGGAAATTCAGACCTGTTCCCGTTCATGCATCATGATGATTGGCAAACAGGTTCTGATCGACCGGGTAGATGTCGAAAAAAGCTCAGCCATCGAGCAAGCTCTTGAGTGCCGCCTCAAGAGCATCGATTCGCTGCTTCATCGTCCCGATACCACGAGTCAAAGCCTCCTGCTTCAACTGTTCACGCATAGGTTGCGCAGGATAACCGCGAATAGACTGCCCCGGCTGAAGAAATGATTTTGAAATTCCTGCCTGGGCAGCCACATGAGTTCTGTCGGCAAGCTCCAGATGGCCGGCAAACCCGGCCTGTCCACCAATCATGCAGTGTCGTCCAAGCGTAACGCTGCCGGAAATACCAGCCTGTGCAGCAATCACGGTATGATCCCCGATATGGCAATTGTGAGCAATCTGAACAAGGTTATCAATCTTTACCCCTTTGCCAATCACCGTGCTGCCCATTGTAGCCCGGTCAATCGTCGCATTGGCACCTATTTCAGCATCATCTCCTATTTCAACAATCCCCATTTGCGGAATTTTGATATAGGAACCATCTGCCTGAGGAGCAAACCCAAAGCCATCTGCCCCAATAACACTGCCGGAATGAATAGTCACCCTTTTGCCAATCACTGTTCCGTCGTAACAGATAACGGAAGGAAACAGGACAGAACCGCTTCCGATCGTAACATGACCGAGCAAAGTGCCATGCGCGCCGATAACGACATCGTCGCCGATAACGCAGCCATCACCAATAACGACATACTCACCTATTGATACCCCTTCGCCCATGCTAACACCTGAGCCGATAACCGCAGTGGCGGCAATCCCCGGACAGGCAATCTCCCGTGGAGCAGAAAAACGCTTGAGAAGAAAAACAAAGGCTGTATATGGATCCCTGACCTTTAAAAAAGAGACCCTTTCGCTGAATGCCGAAACATCAAGAGAGAGATGTACAACAACCAGTGAGGCTTGGGTCGTTTCAAGATGCCGGAGATACTTTTCATTGGAAACGAAACTCACCTGGCCCTGTCTGGCGGTCTCGATTTTAGCCGGACCGGTTATAGCGCCCTCGCCAGAACCTTCGAGAACAACCTTGTCAAAAAACTGCCCAAGGTACACGATTATATCCTGTATCGTCATATCTTATTAAATGATAACAATGCTTCAGAAAGGGGAAAAAATTAGTTAAATTTTTAGCTTTTTTAACTTATATTCGAAGTCCAGAGCGGTTATCAGTGGGTATGGTAACAATGCCGGGACGAGCTGCTTAAAACGAATTACTGACGTTAATATAACCGGTTTCATCTGAAAATGCAGGATGCATTGGTAAAACCAATCAAAATTTTTGCAGGCCGCAGCAATCCGGCCATTGCAGAAAAAATCGCCGAATATCTCGACATGCCGCTCTGCGATGCAAAGGTCGAGAATTTTTCTGACGGGGAAATATCTGTTAATTACTTCGAATCGATCCGAGGCTCGGATCTGTTCATTATTCAATCGACAAATCCCCCTGCCGACAACCTGATGGAGCTCCTGATCATGATCGATGCCGCCAGACGATCATCAGCAGCGAGAATAACGGCAGTTATCCCCTACTACGGCTACGCACGGCAGGACAGAAAAGACAAGCCGCGTGTCGCCATTACAGCAAAGCTGGTTGCGAACCTGCTGACCACTGCCGGAGCAAACAGAATTCTGACTATGGATCTTCATGCGCCGCAAATCCAGGGATTTTTTGATATTCCTTTTGACCATCTCTACTCCAGCGTCATGCTGATCAACGACATCCGCCAGAGGGATTTTCGTGAAAATCTTGTCGTAGCATCTCCCGATGTGGGCGGCGTAAAACTTGCCCGAAAATTTGCAGAAGAGCTCGGCACAGACCTGGTCATTGTCGACAAAAGAAGACCGAAAGCAAACGTTGCTGAAGTCATGAACATCATTGGCGACGTCAGTGGCAAAAACGTTCTGCTCGTCGACGATATGATCGATACGGCAGGAACCCTTGTCAATGCAGCAAAGGCAATACGCGATGCAGGCGGACTGAGAGTCTATGCCGCCGCGACACATCCTATTCTTTCAGGCCCGGCAATAGAAAGAATAAATGCATCCGTCATTGAAAAGCTGATCGTTTCCGATTCTGTAGTGACCAATCATGCCTACTCACCGAAAATCGAAACCGTCACAGTCAGCTCGCTGTTCGGTGAAGCGATCAAAAGAATATACGAGGACGATTCGGTCAGTTGCCTCTTCGACAGTAAAGACATAAGCACCAAGATCAAAAACTATCATTAACATCACAAGAGAAAAAAAGAGATAGAGGAAAAGCATGGAAATCATCGCATTGGGGGTTGAACCTCGCATTATCAGAAAAAAAGAAGCGGCAAAACTGCGTAAAACCGGAATAGTTCCTGCCGTGATCTACCATAAAGGTGAAGAAACCATCTCGGTAAGCGTCAATGAAATAGCACTGAAAAAACTTGTTCATTCAGCAGAATCGCACATCATCGATCTCAAATTTCCCGATGGCAAAACCGTGCGATCGTTCATCAAGGATGTACAGTTCGACCCGGTAACCGACAGAATCATTCATACGGACTTTCAGCTCTTCTCCGCTGACGAACTCGTTGAGATGGATGTACCTGTTGGCACAACGGGAGATGCTGTCGGCGTTGAAAAAGGCGGCAGAATCCAGATCATCAAGCATGCGCTCACCCTCAAGGGGATGCCTGCCGACATGCCCGATCATTTTCTCATTGACTGCACCAACCTTGAGATCGGCCACTCTATCCATGTAAGGGAAATTCCGATGGATGCCCGTCCTGGACTGACCATCATGGACGATCCCGACACTCCGGTTGTCACCATTGTTGCGCCGAAAAAGGAAGCCGAGCCTGCTGCTGAAACGGCTGTATCTGCAAGCTGAAACCGCCGTACCGGCATGCTGCAAACAACCATTTTCAAAAAAACAGCTTTTTCTCCATGAGAAAGCTGTTTTTTTTTATCCGAATTGTTTGATTTTGTGCTGCATCTGTCGTTTTTTCCAGTAATTGATCGATTATTTCATGAACAACGGAAAAAGCCATACTCAACCCGGTAATAACATGCCCCTCTTTTGCCTTATCCCCGGGCTGGGACTTCTCCGCCTGAAAAAAACAGCTCAAGGTTTGTTCCTGCTCTTCTCTTTCCTCGCCTATCTCTTTATTCTCGTCATGCGGTTTGACCTGGTTCTGTTCAGCTTCCGGTCGATGCTCACCGCACTGACCATGCTCATCATAACACCGGATACACTCCGGGAAATCTTCAGTCCGGAGATCCTTGAATTCTGGATTGGCTCCTGCTGTCTTGTCGCCGTTCCCATGCTTCTTTTTTTCATCTCACTGCGATCCTGCAAAAAAACGGTTTCAGAAAAAAACAAGCCGACCAGAGAAGAATCAAGCCTCGGCAAAATAAGTCTTCAGGCTTTCATGCGTCAATCAATCGCGCTGTATGCATCGGCCATCATTTTTGTCCTCTACTCGGTAGCATTCCTTGCGCCGTTCATTGCACCATTCAGCCCCTATGATCAGCAGGACTTTCTTGTCACTGCCTATCAACCACCCATGACCCGTCTGCAGGCGCTGATACTTCAGCAGCCGAAACACCTCGTCATTCCGATACAAAAGGGCTCAGACAAAGCAACAGAACTGAGTAATTCCTTTATCAGCGACTATCAGAAACTCACCTCACGAAACGAACCCCACGCGCTGAAATTCGTCAACAGCTATAACGTTCAGTGCGAAACGGTGACATACGTCCAGGGAATACGGACAAAAACCATTCCGATTGCCGAACTCGCAGCCGGAAAAGATGCTACGGCAAAACTTGCCGTTACCCGAACGTTCATACTCGGTACCGACCAGTACGGACGCGACATTCTCAGCCGAGTTATCTATGGCTCGAGAATATCACTCTCCATCGGGTTTCTTGTCGTCCTTATCTCCGTAACGCTCGGAACCATTATCGGTGTCTCATCGGGCTATTTCGGCGGCTGGATCGATGCCATACTGATGCGAATTGTCGATGTACTTATAGCCTTCCCGGCACTTTTTCTCATACTTATCATCATCGCCGCATTCGGAAACTCCATCTACCTTATTGTGATTACGCTTTCCTTCACCGGATGGATGGGTGTGGCAAGAATTGTCAGAAGCCAGGTGCTCTCGCTCAAAGAACAGGAGTTCATTCTGGCCGCAAAATCGCTCGGGCTTTCTAATATGAGAATCATTTTCCGCCACCTTGCGCCCAACACGCTGACGCCGGTCATTATCGCGGCAACACTCCGTATAGGCAGCATCATTCTTACCGAAGCAGGACTATCGTTTCTCGGGCTCGGCGTTCAGCCGCCTACAGCAAGCTGGGGCAACATCATCAACGAAGGACGCGACAGCCTTTTGAACCACTGGTGGATATCAACATTTCCAGGCATCGCCATTCTCACCACGGTGGTATGCTTTAACCTGATCGGTGACGGCGTGCGTGACGCTCTCGATCCGAGAATGAGAGGATAACCATGACTGAAACCCGGATACATGAGGAACCGAAACCATGGACAACGGTATCCTCCCGATACCTCTACACCGAACCATGGCTGACGCTCAGAAAAGACAAGGTCGAACTTTCGAACGGCAGAACCATTGACGACTACTACATTTCGGAATTTCCCCCATGGTGCAACACCCTCGCCTTTACAGTCGACCGAAAGGCCGTGCTCATCCGGCAGTATCGACACGGCATCGGCAAGGTGTACTACGAAATTCCAGCCGGCGTGCATGACAAAAAAGGTGAATCCGTGCTTGACGCGGCAAAACGGGAACTGCTTGAAGAGACCGGTTTCGGCGGCGGCACCTGGAAACCATGGATGGAACTCAGCGCAAACCCTGCGCTGCAAAACAACATTACCTACACCTTTCTTGCCGAAGGGGTCGAACTGCTTGACCGACAGCACCTCGATGCAACCGAAGAGATCTCCGTTCATCTGGTCAGTATTGAGCAACTCCGCACCATTGTGCTCGATGGAGAGATGATACAGGCACTGCACGCAGCGCCGATCCTGAAATATTTTGCAACAGCCGGGCCGCTCAACCCATGAACACTGGTGGTCATGAAAAAAACCCGACAACTCACCCTTCTCGAAGAGACCGTCAAAACACTGGGCTACACCCTGCGCTATGAAAAAGGAACCTTTCTTGGTGGTGACTGCCGCCTGAAAGAGGACAATATGGTCGTTGTAAACAAATTCCTGCCGATTGAAGGAAAAATCTACACGCTTGCAAAAGTCATAGGAACCCTCAATCCGGCCGGTCTCTCCCCTGACATCAGAAAAATCATTGGCAGTGTTGTCCAGCGCGGCTTATTCAACAAGGAAATCCGCGAATAACTCTCGATACCCTGTAAAAGCAAGCTTTCAGAAAATTCCGGGAAATTTTCGATCCCTTTATCACCGAGCTCAAACCCTCAACACTCGCCATAACGAACAATTAAGCAGCAATGACTGTTAGGGTTTCAGATTACAAAAGCAAACGACAAAAAAGGAAACCCATGAAAAAGAAAACGGTTCTTGTAGCAGGGGCATCGGGCTATCTCGGCAGATATGTCGTAACAGAGTTCGCCAGAAGAGGGTATGCTGTCAGAGCACTTGTGCGAAACCCTGAAAAAATAACCACCGAAGGCCCTAACCTCGAACCCCCGATTGCCGACACAGCCTGGGAGGTTGTAACGGGAGACGCAACTGATCCGGCTTCGCTGAAAAACATCTGCCGGGATGTTGATCTCGTCTTTTCCTGCATGGGCCTTACCAAGCCGCAGGATAATGTTACCAGCGAAGATGTCGACCACCAGGGAAACAAGGCGTTACTCGATGATGCACTCGCTCATGGTGTAACCAAATTCATTTATGTTTCGGTGTTCAACGCCCACTTGATGCCTGAGGTCGATGTCGTTAAAGCGCATGAACTCTTCGTAGATGACCTGAAAGCTTCAGGCATAACCTATACCGTCATCAGGCCGACCGGCTATTTTTCAGACATGGGCATGTTTTTATCCATGGTTCGTTCAGGACATATGTTTCTTCTCGGAGAAGGAGAAAACAAAGTCAACCCTATTCATGGGGCCGATCTTGCTAAAATCTGCGTTGATGCGGCAGAGAGCGATAACCCGGAGATTTGCGCGGGAGGACCTGATACCTACACCTTCAATGAAACGGTAAACATGGCATTTGAAGCAATTGGAAAAAAACCGTGGATAACGCATATCCCGATATGGATAGGCGACGCAGCACTGTTTGTCATCGGGTTCGTCAATAAACCGCTCGCGGGAGTTCTCTCTTTTGCCGTCACGGTAAACAAGATCGACAACGTCGCTCCTGCCACCGGCACGAATCACCTTATGGATTTTTACCGCGAGCTGGCAAAAAAAACAGCTTGACAATCAAGGGGCCATCCTGAGCGTCTCCACAAGAAAATCCCAGAATTTTCCGACGGATGCGATATTGACCTTTTCATCCGGAGAGTGAGGATAGCGAATGGTCGGACCAAAAGAGATCATATCGAGTGAAGGAGAGGTGCCGCCAATAATCCCGCATTCGAGACCAGCATGAACAGCCTTTATCTCGGGAGTTTTACCGAATTTCGATGTATAGACCTCCTGCATCCTCTTGAGAATCGGTGAATCCGGATTCGGTTTCCAGCCGGGATAGCCCCCGTCAAATACCGCTCCCGCTCCCGCCAGATCGAAAAGAGAGCCGATCATTGCCTTGAGATCTTCCATGGCAGAATCCACAGAACTTCTGAGCAGACACTTGATGGTAACAACACCGTGCACTGACGTTACCATGGCAAGGTTACTCGATGTTTCAACAAGGCCAGCCATATCACTGCTCATTCGCATAACGCCATCAGGACAGGCATAGAGCGCATTGAGCAACCTGACGACAACACCCGCTTCAATTACCATCTCCGGTGTCCCGGCTGGAACCACCTCTATGCAGAGCTCCGGATCAGCAGTCGAAAGCTCATGCTTTATCTTTCCGGCAAGTATGGAAAGACCTTCATAAAAGGTCCCGGTATTTGCTGTCGGAACAGCCACCGTAGCCGTCGCTTCACGCGGTATGGCATTGCGAAGCGTCCCGCCGTCGATTGATGCCAGACGCATACCATATCGAGCATGTCCTTCGTAAAGGATACGGTTCATGATTTTGTTGGCATTGCCACGTCCCAGATGAATATCCATGCCGCTGTGTCCACCCTTCAAGCCGCTTACCCTGATAACGAACCCTGTATAATCGGCAGAAATCCGCTCTTCGCTATAGCTGAAGGTCATCGTTCCGTCAAGGCCGCCGGCACAGCCGATAAACAGTTCTCCCTCATCTTCCGAATCCATGTTCAGAAGAATTTCTCCCTTGAGCAGATCAGGTTTCAGTCCGATAGCTCCGGTCATACCAGCCTCCTCTTCGCAGGTGAACAGCGCTTCAATGAAACCATGCCGCAGCGTGGTCGATTCAAGCACTGCCATAGCTGCCGCCACACCCATACCGTTATCGGCGCCGAGCGTAGTGCCTCTGGCACGTACCCAATCGCCGTCAACAAAGGCGTCAATCGGATCCCGGGCAAAATCATGAAGCTTATCGCCATTCTTCTCTGGAACCATGTCGAGGTGAGCCTGCAGGATCACCCCCTTGCGTTTTTCCATGCCGGATGTCGCGGGCTTGCGGATGATGACGTTCCCGACTTCGTCGACAATAGTTTCCAAACCAAGCTTTCTGCCAAAACCCGAAACGAACTCCCTGATTTTTTCCTCATGGCCCGAAGGACGTGGAACCCTGGTCAGACTATAAAAATTTCTCCACACAGCATGTGGTTCCAGTCGGAGAATATCAGTACTCATATATCAATGCACTGCCGTTGAATGTCAAAAAAAAATGTTTTTATCCCTCTATGTTCAAAATATACAAGATCATACACAGTAAAAGGCACCTCTCGTCACTTGATCCGAATCCGATCCCGACATTAACCCCGCTACGACTGAGGTGAAGCAAAAAAAGGTTCTCAATTATATGCTGATACGCTATTGGTTCGATCAATTATATTATATTTTATCACAAAAGCACCTAATTGAACGAGCAAAGAGTTTTCAGTTGACATGCAAACGGGAGAATCCCGAAAACTTTATTACAGGCACAACTTCCCTTACCTCATAACCACACACCAGCTATGGCAAACAACAGCAACGGCGTCTTTTCCGACCTCTTTAACGCAGTCGGCGCTCCGGTACAGAATCTTTCCGACACTATTGGTAACGGCATCAGTGGAGCCGCATCAGTCGTTGAGTCATGCACCAATCTCTGTGCAACCATCGTCACCAGTTCGGCAAACACGGCCGTTCAGCTTATCCAGGGCGTTGCAACAGGCATCTCTTCAGCCATCACTCCAAAAAAATAATCGCCATCTTTCATGATAAAACCACCTTGCGCCTGGTCGGGCAAGGTGGTTTTTTTTTGTCAAATTGCAGACCATATTCAGCACAACAAGATCAATTATATACTCCTGGAGCCAGCCGTCAAGAAAGTTGTATTTGACAGATACAGAGATTTACATTATTTTCATCACCTGAAACCCATGCATAGTACACATAACCCGAACCGACGTTATACCACCTGAAAAAACAGTAACCTCATAGCGCCATTAATACTTTTTTTCCACAACCTAAACCACTGAAGGAACAAAATGAGAAAAGTATTACACTCTATCGTAGCAGTGCTGCTCGCAACATCGTTTTCCAATATCTCCCTGGCGGCTGATGTTATCAGAATTGCCATTACAGGGCCCTTTTCAGGCGGCTCCGCACCGATGGGCGTGTCCATGAGAAATGGCGCCAAACTGGCTTTTTCTAAAATCAACCAGAACGGCGGCATTATGATTGCCGGAAAAAAAACGAAAGTTGAGATTATCGAAC
This region includes:
- a CDS encoding ABC transporter permease, which produces MSLRDLLSQAIYSLVANKLRSLLTTMGVAVGVFSIIAVMTALQAIEQSVESGLTSLGANTFQIQKLPATFFGGGHSRSLYANRKDISYKEGLMFRKLMESRTKTIGFMISSQAKQAKYANRFTNPDVILTGADDHFAIANGYGIRLGRNFNNSDIQYARNFALLGSEVSESLFPATENPLHKSIKINGEVFTVAGVFEKKGAAFGQSQDNLVLIPITRYLDHINEQSSLNITIEAISQKQYKETIDQSIGAMRIARGLTVKEPNDFEIRTNESLIDSFRDIQRAITTGAFIISFMALLSSGVGIMNIMLVSVTERTKEIGIRKSLGAPQQSILRQFLLEAVILSVAGGLIGIITGVSAGNIVALKFNLNAIFPWLWIFIAMAVCSIIGVTFGLLPAWKAAMLDPVEALHPK
- a CDS encoding DUF2515 family protein, which codes for MPRTKEQWIEQLESELPPLFQFTERNRSITAHYAAWYLQKPDLFKWSGMAAFASRQVGIALVFAELMHAPEQFHSPLLVERRSFSLDPMELVRIAAGWMLYFPSLLHQFASKQFLLADLELIRKGNNAIFNDIAWAHAAYLEGGLGEVRRLCGDDEKEYLLSGFTMIDEGARLLEIPDRETEARELIREGNVKLLRHEQMTTLQPVFDLLSPPGRVVVSFGSDLDFSDAVHDGWAQASFSLWSGYWETLTGIRSVTNSRDRWMWIEEAVLPVWQGVDAGFCDNSPLKNRMLSLAACEPALIHDVKRFAENLYRIVSFA
- a CDS encoding OmpA family protein, producing the protein MAYVQKLTKPVAFLLILVMTTFTWGCSTTTNAGRGAGIGAGSGALIGGIIGSVSGSWVKGALIGAAIGGGAGALIGNYMDKQAAEIDRNVEGAEVERIGEGIRVVFDSGILFNTGSSAITSTSRYNIEKLAGILAKYDDTNLIIEGHTDSVGSDSMNQTLSENRAQSVANLLKAYGVSSSRLSAIGYGESRPIASNETESGRRLNRRVEVLITANNELKRQAESGKINL
- a CDS encoding nuclear transport factor 2 family protein, with protein sequence MMKFNSAEDVLFQWVTRVCNGNPDTIASLYHDHAVLIPTFSPHTVLAPEGVREYFRQLATRDGLGVRLHNKALRTQARSETLHVLSGIYSFEFEVDQVLLTFPSRFTFLVDLSEERPIIHHHSSQVPRNLS
- the lpxD gene encoding UDP-3-O-(3-hydroxymyristoyl)glucosamine N-acyltransferase, whose protein sequence is MTIQDIIVYLGQFFDKVVLEGSGEGAITGPAKIETARQGQVSFVSNEKYLRHLETTQASLVVVHLSLDVSAFSERVSFLKVRDPYTAFVFLLKRFSAPREIACPGIAATAVIGSGVSMGEGVSIGEYVVIGDGCVIGDDVVIGAHGTLLGHVTIGSGSVLFPSVICYDGTVIGKRVTIHSGSVIGADGFGFAPQADGSYIKIPQMGIVEIGDDAEIGANATIDRATMGSTVIGKGVKIDNLVQIAHNCHIGDHTVIAAQAGISGSVTLGRHCMIGGQAGFAGHLELADRTHVAAQAGISKSFLQPGQSIRGYPAQPMREQLKQEALTRGIGTMKQRIDALEAALKSLLDG
- a CDS encoding ribose-phosphate pyrophosphokinase; translation: MVKPIKIFAGRSNPAIAEKIAEYLDMPLCDAKVENFSDGEISVNYFESIRGSDLFIIQSTNPPADNLMELLIMIDAARRSSAARITAVIPYYGYARQDRKDKPRVAITAKLVANLLTTAGANRILTMDLHAPQIQGFFDIPFDHLYSSVMLINDIRQRDFRENLVVASPDVGGVKLARKFAEELGTDLVIVDKRRPKANVAEVMNIIGDVSGKNVLLVDDMIDTAGTLVNAAKAIRDAGGLRVYAAATHPILSGPAIERINASVIEKLIVSDSVVTNHAYSPKIETVTVSSLFGEAIKRIYEDDSVSCLFDSKDISTKIKNYH
- a CDS encoding 50S ribosomal protein L25/general stress protein Ctc, whose amino-acid sequence is MEIIALGVEPRIIRKKEAAKLRKTGIVPAVIYHKGEETISVSVNEIALKKLVHSAESHIIDLKFPDGKTVRSFIKDVQFDPVTDRIIHTDFQLFSADELVEMDVPVGTTGDAVGVEKGGRIQIIKHALTLKGMPADMPDHFLIDCTNLEIGHSIHVREIPMDARPGLTIMDDPDTPVVTIVAPKKEAEPAAETAVSAS